The genomic DNA CTAGTATCATTCATTGAAAACGCGATGGCGCAAATGTCTACTTTTTTGTATGACCATGAAAACTGGTAGATAGCTTTGATTAGGCCTGAGTGACGTATGTGGAAAGCTAGACAGTCGCCCTACTTGGCCGATGAGGCATTGAGCCAGGCAGTCGGCGCTCTAGACTTTTCCTCTGGATTGTCAGTCCGCCCCTGCCAAGGCCCATGTTGTAAGGAGCTGAATTCTAACTGCTTGTTTGCAGTAATATCACTTTTGTTTAGACTTTGAAAGTGTGTTTATGGAATGTGATGTACTGTAGCTAAAATACAATAAAACAGTGTTTTGAGATTTTCAACAGTATCATTGTCTTTCAGATTCTCCAATTTACATCCAGAGGCTGTTGTGAacccaaacaccaccaccatgacGGTAAGCCATCTCCTGCTGTGTGTCTACATCCTCACCTTCATACTGGGGTTCCCTGCCAACATCCTGGCCTTCTGCACCTTCTGCGTCAAGATGCGTCGCAAACCGACCCCCATGGACGTCCTCCTGTTAAACCTCACCATCTCCGACCTCATCTTCCTCACCTTCCTGCCCCTGAAGATTAAGGAGGCAGCAGACGATATGTGGTGGAACCTTCCTTTCGTCCTGTGCCCGGTCTCcagctttttcttcttctcctgcaTCTACACCAGCACGCTCTTCCTGACGGCGGTGGCTGTGGAGCGCTACCTGGCCGTGGCGTTCCCCATCCAGTACAAGGTGTGGCGCAGGCCTCGCTACGCTGTGATAGCGAGCGTCCTCTTCTGGCTGGTGTCCGGCGTCAACCTGAGCATCACTTACCTTGTCCCCATCATGCATACGGACAATGGCACAAGCACAGTGGCGCCGGACGTCCAGAAACCCAGTAAATGTTACGAGAACTTTGAAAACGACCAGCTGTCGATTATAGTGCCTGTGCGTTTGGAGCTCTTCCTGGCGCTCTTCCTCGTCCCTTTCCTCATCTGCTGCTTCTGCTACATTAATTTAATCCGCATCCTGTCCCAGCTGCCCAGCATTACCCGTGAGCGTCGTCTGAGGGCCGTGGGACTGGCAGTGGTCACCCTCCTGGTGTTTACCGTCTGCTTTGCGCCCTACAACATCTCCCACGTGGTGGGCTATGCGCGCGGTAAGAGTGAACATTGGAGAGACCTGGCACTCATCTCTACCACGCTCAATGCTTGCTTGGACCCCATGATCTTCTACTTCTCCTCCTCTACGGTACGTAAGGCCATCAGTTGCTGCCTGCAAGGCCTGATGAAGAAACTGCACATCGTCCGCTGCCCACGAGCTCAGTGCTGCCCCCCCATGGCTGCTGCTAGACCTGACATACCTGACATATACATAGAGACAAACCCTCCCAACCCAAATACCTGAATATGGACAGCATTTACACTTTGACcacccatgacacacacacatgcacatgcatacacacactgttatcTGCTACTGTACACAtaagttgttgtttttgttatagGTTATTGTTTTTAGAAGGGACATTTTATACATAAGTTGTTGTATGATTACTAAATTGGGACTGTAAATAACTATGCATCTGAGAACTTTCACACATGCATGAGATCAAATAAAATCAAGCCTTTTTTTCGGTTCTGATGCATCGGAAAATCAGAAAGAGGATTTCAACTACATCTTCAACTTCAGcaacttcaacttcaacttTTCACCTCAGATACTCAGAAAACTGAGATTTAACCTCAGAGACATAGTCTGCCtgatacacatagacacacactgccCTATACCACTGTTATAGATAGACAATATCTTTTCTGACTGCACATTCATTACTTTGAACACAACTTGTGCCATCAACTGAAAACCGAAAGATAGAAATGATCACAAAAGGgctctcaaatggaaaagagaaGGGAGCGACAACAGCATGCACAGAGACAACACTTGCAGTACTGAGGACAGCACAGCAGTGTCCAATCATCCAAGGGCTGCGGCTTCTAGAACAATCTCCGCTTGAAGGAAGAACGAGAACAGCTTGTATAATCCCTTTGTCACTTGGTTACAGTAAAGAGGAACAGCAAACACATGTTGTCTTAATTCCCACTAGGTGAGAGGCTAGACTAAAAAAATCTTATCATTTGGATACAGCTTTTAATGAAGTTCACCTCACACCCGTTGGCTGTGAATGGACGTGGCTTCTTTCTGTTGACACCACAGCAGTAAGCTGTGTTTGAACTTCCTTATAGTCAAGGAAACAAGGAAATTCAATACAGCATGCAAGAGTGAAATCTGTAAACTGAACATCTTGTTGTAAATGAATTATTGCCTGATAAAGGCCTTGGTTCTTATTATGTATGTGATTTACTGTAACAAGCTTCCTTGATATAGTGTCAACTGATAATGAACAAGGTCCAGGTGAAAttttgagggaaaaaaaaacatgattgaAGACCCATAATCAAATAACCATTATTCTAGGAATGTTATTTTCatactattttatttttttgatacaTATGATACATAAAATGATATTATTTTAGACCAAATCAcactattttatatttattattcattattttgtatttttgagtTCAGTATTAGATAATTTTGAATATACAACGCTTGTTGACTGTGACGTTTGTGATGTGTTTTCCGTTCTTTGTAACAGTGATAAGCAGTTTTGCAGTTTGAGAAGTGCACTTATTGGCACAAAAATGGCTCCTTTTATGCTTGGTAATAAACGCTTTTTGTTACTAGTACTGATAAATTAGTGGCCTCTGTGCTCTTTTGCACTGAGGTAAATGCCTTCCAATGCTCTCCCAGTAAGGAAACCTTTCATACATACACTTAACAATTCTTTAAAAATCCAATCAAACTACTGAGTGATTGGACTGAATATTCCATAATAATACATACAGGTTATCTTATTAttagttttattttgtttatttaccacaattattatactatatctcttgttatttcattgttactgtaatctcggcttcactgAAAACAAGGACTAcacgagaataaataaaggttgaatgaatgaaatgaatgaatggtaacactttacttgacagtatcgacataagagtgacatgacactgtcatgactcatgacacatgaaacttaaccctaatcccaaccctaacttgttatgacaaaaaacgaagcGTTCATTCAAATGTGAATCTTAACATTAAGTTTTGCCACTTTTGGTGAACTACACTGATCGATAGagtgatagtgagagagagatatcgaGAGAGTGCAGTGCCAGTGCTGCTCAGCCCAGAGACACACCCAATGGAGGGGGAGCTTTTCTCCAGAGCCCCGTCTCTTCCTGTACCCATATTAGGTATTACAGATTTAACCACCTTGCAGTCTAATCCCCTCACTCGCCCTTGAAGCACTCCTGAGGGTACcagttgtgtatatatataagtaagtataagtatatatactcttttgatcccatgagggaaatttggtcatttatcccaatccgtaaattagtgaaacacactcagcacacagtgaacacacagtgaggtggagcacacactaatcccgatacagtgagctgcctgctacagcagcgctcggggaggggttaggtgccttgctcaaaggcacttcagccgttcctactggtcgggattcgaaccggcaaccctccagttacaagtccgaagcgctaaccagtaggccacggctgcccctaaataTCAGATAATAATATCAGATAAGGCGGCAGATTCTTCCCTGTCCCATACTACACAACAGTGGTACCTTGTGGAGGACAGGACAATGGATTAGCTGTTCCTAGGTTGGTTTGAAGACTTTCAGCTTTACATTTGTTGAAATAAAACATATGCACCACGCAGAATGATTTGATATAAACATTGCAATTTTATTGTACAATTTGATAGAAATCATGCCCGTGGTTAGGATGATCGGAGAGTTACTACCTAAGAATGTCTGCAAACTCATAattgtggtttctgcatttCAACAAAcagggaaaaataataatgcaGGTAACAGTAACAAAGCAGACACCAAGCTTGCTACACTGTGTCTGACTGTATTCTCGTGTGTTTGGATGAGGGGGGGAAAAGTCTCTTTCAAAAATAACTTCTTCTAGCAGATTTCCAGGACTAGCCATGCAGATGCTTTTCTTGACCTAAAGGAACCCATGGTTGGCCACCCAGTACTTGGTGCTTGCAGGGAAGACATAGGAGTTCAAACGTATGTATTACAGTGCTCCAGCTCCTTGGTGTTACCATGAATCTCAGATCTGCccatgaaaaataataataataataatttaaaaaaaaaaaggatggcATGAAAAAAATTGAGGTTGAATATCTTGAGTGTCATATTTTTTTCTGGTCTACATGACAATCTTGATCCAGTGCTTTGAATAGCCTCAGGATTCAGATTTATGGGACACAATAGAGGCAACAGCATCCTTTAGGGACTCTTGAAAgagaacttgtgtgtgtggttgttttagTTCCTCTGACAGTGTGAAACCAAGTGCTCTTCCATTATATTGGTCATCCAgtcagcaatacatttttctccCATTGTTCAAACATGATGACAAAGCTCTGTATTGTTGCAAAAGCACCTGCTTTACAGTTCCATACTCCAGAGAGGGCAAGCCAGAAGTGGTACTAAAACCAGCTCCActtgcggagagagagagagagagagagagagagagagagagagagagagagagagagagagagagagagagagagagagagagagagagagagagaaagtttgtTGGACAGACCCTGCAGCTGAAGGGGACGTGGACTCATGCACACCCCCTACAGGTCACAGTGTGCAGAAGCGTAATCGGATACCTGAGAGAAGTCTGGAGTCCTTCATCACCCGCCCACTCCCCACCAAGAGgagcgcagcacagcacagcacagcacaacgcAATGCAAACTCTTATGTACATTATTATTCTTCCATCCTTCAGCTGCTCACGGCTAGAGAACACGCTCACGGGTGCTAAGACGTATGTTAAGCCGGTGTGAGACAAGCAGACAAAAGACCGATGCTCTGGCCATTCTCACTTGCCAGGAGTCTTGAgcattcatgattttttttgttatcaACTAATAAATTAAATGACAACATAGCAAACAAAATGTTACACAGACAGCAGTACAACGATGAGGAGCATTAAAGCAGAGAAAACAACAAATGAAAACCAAAATAAGCCAACAGCTTAGGGCGTTGAGGGCCGAGAAGGGCAGATATGATGAAGATCAGGAGTCTTCCTCCCACAGGGATGCAGGTTTCTAGGGTCTGAGtttttcagagtgtgtgtgtgtggtggtggagggtaGGAATTTCTTAGTAGTGTTAACGTATACTCTTTTTGTTTTCAACTACTGTCCGAAAAGTCTTCAAATTGCCAGCCCCCTGTGTATTTGGGTATGCTTCTGtgtgtaaaaacaaaaaaaaaagacaatttttgTTAATAAGTGCGGGTGAAATAAAAATACGAGCgtatgtatgcttgtgtgtgtgagagagtggggaCACATCACTGCAGAAACAGTCTCTTCATCTAACtatgcagtgctgtgtgtgtgtgtgagtgtatgtgtgtgtgtatatgtatggtgtgtgtgtgtgtgtgtgtgagagagtggggaCACATCACTGCAGAAACAGTCTCTTCATCTAACtatgcagtgctgtgtgtgtgtgagtgtgtatgtatgtgtatatgtatggtgtgtgtgtgtgtgtgtgtgtgtgtgtgtgtgtatgtgtatggtgtgtgtatggtgtgtgtgtgtgtgtgtgttcgtcacTGTGTTGCCGCCTCTCCACCCATTTCAATGCCGTGCTGTTGTAACTGGGCCCGGAGCAGTGCGTTGTCATTCTTCAGGTCTTCAATCTACAACCAGAATCAAGCCAGAGGGTTGCATGTTATGGGTGGTTTCACGACCAGGGAAACGCCAGTGCTTGGCATTTTCCATATACATGTCTGTGTACCGGTACCTCAAAATATGTAATTATAACTCTATATGTTGCTATTAATGACTAGACTTAGCAGCACCACTCCAACACATTATGTTAACAAAATTTTACTTTGGGAAGAAAAGTGGTGCACACTACTGTAATATGTTACAACTGTGGTGTAAAAAAAGCCCGGAATTATTCTAATTTTAATCGAAATGCTGGGTATTTCAAATATGCTCATACCACAAGTTCAAAAATATAGACCTAGTTAAACTTATTTATAGCAGAGGGTGAAGTTCAAATATCATATCAAACCAAGTCACAGCCTACCAACAAAAATTAGAAATAGAATTTGAACTTCATACTATAGTTGTgaaactttaactttaactaaAGTTAATGGTTAATGCATTACAATCGTGTTAACTTTGACATCCCTGTCTTTAATACATGAAAAAGAAGAGTTCATTAAAAGCTGAAATATATagttttctttcaccttttgtttgtATAAGTATGTACGAGGTGAAGTGACTGAGTCTGCAGACTGAGATGACTAAGtcaatgagtgagtgtgtgtctgtgcgacATGCCTGTTGTCTGAGTAGGTCGTTGTCCAGCTGcactctctccacctctttaAAGCTTTCCTGCAGCCGCTGGTTATTCTGCCTGAGTTCACGGATGTAGTCACACGCCTTAGACAAGATTCCCCCTTTACTCTGTCAGACAAAAATGAACAAggttacacacacgcacgcacatgcagatgtgatcacaaacacacacattcaggtaATGGAAACTATGGCTCTGTTCCAAATGGGAAAAAATGCTGTCTTTTAAGATACCTAACAGAAGAGCAAAGCAGCAAGTGTTGTTCCAAATCGATCAAACTCTCATTTTCATGTCTTCTAAGATACCTTTGAACTTTTTGAAGGCAACTGTGATGTATCTATGCTGCCTATAACCCACAAATGCGGAAAAACTCTCAAACTGCTgtgaaaaataaacatttacattttacatttgttCACTTGGCTGACgcgtttatccaaagcgactgaCAGCAATGGAATAACATTTAGGCTATTAACATGGAAACATTTTAAGTtttaagctacagagctacaaCTACAGcaatataataacatttaagctattaacatttaagcattttaacaaactttAAAGCTAGAGTTACAGctacagcacaacacaatgaTGGATAAAAGTCTTCTTATGGCTGCTGATTGAATGTGTATGTCTCGTGTTAAAATCTTTGTCCTTAGATTTTTCAGAGAAACAAATACTGCACATTATACTTTTATTGTAACCATTGATAGTGTCTGGTGTGATTCATGTGCTGTCTGTCAGCCAACTTTCTAACATTAGTTTATCGTTCTTGCTGTGTGCTTACGTCCTACCGTGGTGTCAACGTTATCTTAAAAGATCGATCAATACCATCGTTCTTAAAAGATGCCTTAACTACAAAGTCATATCTTATGAAAAACCTCTCATGGCTGTGAGGCAACAGAGCAGATGCGTTCGGTTTGGAACCCACCCCATTGCTGATGCTCACCGCTCCAGTTTTGCTGCTGTCTATGTTGCAATCTGGGATGATTTTTGACAGAGTCACAATCCAGTTGTTGATCTTATCTCTTCTTCGTCTTTCAACTGGAACAGGTAGACAGAAGACACaggaattaaaataaaataatgtaaattaaaatatattaaaaaacaaatgCATCCAACAAATTACAAGAGATATTAAAACCACTGTGTCAGTAGACCTGTTTAATGGAAGATATGGCTGTTACACCATGTACTTGCTTTGTCTGatatttagtcatttttttatatattggtAGAGTTAGTGGGCACTGAAACTCCTGAACAATTCATTCAATCAAAACATTCTGCCAAgaatcatgggaaatgtagtcctGCTCACCCTCATTGTGTTGTGCTCTCCTCCTTTCATCTCGAGGTGCTCGTGCTCCCTCCATCTTCCTAAAGAGCAAGAAGGCAAGACAAAAGAAGGGTTTTTCCCCTTCTCAAATataacctcaacacacacacccacacacaaacacagtagaaAACAGTCGAGACAAATCCATTGGTCAGGGGCCACGAACACTGTCTAAAATTCAATCTAACAGGTATTTTAAAACGTAGGCCATAGAACAAGAAGTGAAAAGCAAAGTTCTAACGTTGTGTATAtaccccaaacaaacacacaaacacacacacacacacacacacacacaagccttttTACTCAACCCAGAAAAATGTCTTGCAGGGTTCTAAACTGGGGCAaacctcacagacacagacctaATGAATTCACCTTTGCAGTGGCACAGACAAAAATCTATACAGCTCTGACCTCCAatgggcacaaacacacagacctcaGTGTCTCTGCAAAACCTTTTTGCACACCAATCAACCGGCAAGGTGGCCACGCCACGCTTCCACAACAAAGACAGCCACACTTCCACAACCCCAAGTTCACACTGCCTGTTGCAGTTAGGGGGAGGCGGGAGAGCTGGTCTGGatttgggtgggtgtgtgggtgggtgggtgagtggagGGGATAACTGGGCACAGATGGGTGGAGGGGGGCAGTGGGGCGTGGGGGTGTGCGGAAGAGGGTCCTCACCAGCTGGCATTGCCACCGTGTTGCAGCATCTTGTTTTCCCCGTAGTCTCTGTTGAGGGCATGGGAAGGGGCACAGTGGTTTGGCAGGACTTTGTTTTAGGCACTCAAATCACatagaacatttttttttttctttttttttttc from Alosa alosa isolate M-15738 ecotype Scorff River chromosome 20, AALO_Geno_1.1, whole genome shotgun sequence includes the following:
- the LOC125285092 gene encoding free fatty acid receptor 2-like gives rise to the protein MTVSHLLLCVYILTFILGFPANILAFCTFCVKMRRKPTPMDVLLLNLTISDLIFLTFLPLKIKEAADDMWWNLPFVLCPVSSFFFFSCIYTSTLFLTAVAVERYLAVAFPIQYKVWRRPRYAVIASVLFWLVSGVNLSITYLVPIMHTDNGTSTVAPDVQKPSKCYENFENDQLSIIVPVRLELFLALFLVPFLICCFCYINLIRILSQLPSITRERRLRAVGLAVVTLLVFTVCFAPYNISHVVGYARGKSEHWRDLALISTTLNACLDPMIFYFSSSTVRKAISCCLQGLMKKLHIVRCPRAQCCPPMAAARPDIPDIYIETNPPNPNT